From Campylobacter concisus, a single genomic window includes:
- a CDS encoding ABC transporter ATP-binding protein, translated as MIEILNLSKLFFINGKRIDVLKELNLSIKKDKITVILGRSGCGKTTLLRLIAGLEGVSLGEIKFKEQAKIGFVFQEPRLMPFLNVYENIVFALKKYEIDEANIDRLISMIGLSNFKFAAVSQLSGGMSSRVSLARVLAYEANLILMDEPFAALDAFTRASMQAEILKLQTGKTIIFVTHNVDEALYLADEIILLEKGGMKSSYDLSNLTKPRDLLCDELINLKRKILSEI; from the coding sequence ATGATAGAAATTTTAAATTTATCAAAGCTTTTTTTTATTAATGGCAAGCGTATCGACGTTTTAAAAGAGCTAAATTTAAGCATAAAAAAAGATAAGATCACCGTAATACTTGGCAGAAGTGGATGCGGTAAAACTACGCTTTTAAGGCTTATTGCTGGACTTGAGGGTGTAAGTCTAGGCGAGATAAAATTTAAAGAGCAAGCAAAGATCGGTTTTGTATTTCAAGAGCCTAGGCTTATGCCTTTTTTAAATGTCTATGAAAATATCGTATTTGCGCTTAAAAAGTATGAGATAGACGAGGCAAATATAGATAGGCTCATATCAATGATAGGGCTTAGCAACTTTAAATTCGCCGCTGTTTCGCAGCTATCTGGTGGCATGAGTTCGCGCGTTTCTCTTGCAAGAGTGCTTGCATACGAAGCAAATTTGATCCTTATGGATGAGCCATTTGCGGCACTTGATGCTTTTACGAGAGCCAGCATGCAGGCTGAAATTTTAAAGCTCCAAACTGGTAAAACCATCATTTTTGTAACTCATAATGTAGATGAAGCCCTATATTTAGCAGACGAGATAATTTTGCTTGAAAAAGGCGGGATGAAATCAAGCTATGATCTATCAAATCTAACTAAGCCAAGAGATTTGCTTTGCGATGAGCTAATAAACTTAAAGCGTAAAATTTTGAGCGAAATTTAG
- a CDS encoding ABC transporter permease, with amino-acid sequence MIEIFKKSVLILAIFALWQVVCELKIFTPYILPSPITTIKTMLDMSLNGELITHVMISFKRIFIGYILAFVLAFAFGGVAALFPKASIYYEWILEFFRNVPPLSLIAILVLWFGINETPKIIIIILASFFPMFLSISKGLTSCDVKLIEVGKIFCFSKFEIFYKIILKNAIKDIFVGMRIGFGYAMRAIVGAEMIAASSGLGYLILDAEELSRADRIFVGIFTIGICGVLIDRIFLFLISKFSFLRSEK; translated from the coding sequence GTGATAGAAATTTTTAAAAAGAGCGTTTTGATCCTAGCGATCTTTGCCCTCTGGCAGGTTGTTTGCGAGCTTAAAATTTTCACACCTTATATATTGCCAAGTCCTATTACGACAATTAAAACGATGCTTGATATGAGCTTAAACGGTGAGCTAATAACGCATGTAATGATTAGCTTTAAGCGTATATTTATTGGCTATATTTTGGCTTTTGTTTTGGCATTTGCTTTTGGCGGAGTGGCGGCGCTATTTCCAAAAGCTAGTATTTATTATGAGTGGATACTAGAGTTTTTTAGAAATGTTCCGCCACTTAGCCTTATTGCTATTTTGGTACTTTGGTTTGGTATAAACGAAACACCAAAAATTATTATTATCATCCTAGCATCGTTTTTTCCAATGTTTTTAAGCATTTCAAAAGGGCTAACTAGCTGCGATGTGAAGCTTATTGAAGTTGGTAAAATTTTTTGTTTTAGCAAATTTGAAATTTTTTACAAAATCATCCTAAAAAATGCCATAAAGGATATCTTTGTCGGTATGCGTATAGGTTTTGGCTACGCGATGCGAGCGATTGTGGGAGCGGAGATGATTGCAGCTTCTAGCGGGCTAGGCTATCTCATACTAGATGCGGAGGAGCTTTCACGTGCAGATAGGATATTTGTAGGCATTTTTACGATTGGAATTTGTGGCGTACTCATAGATAGGATATTTTTATTTTTGATATCTAAATTTAGCTTTTTGCGAAGCGAAAAATGA
- the rplQ gene encoding 50S ribosomal protein L17, whose product MRHKHGYRKLGRTSSHRSALLKNLAIAIIKSEKIETTLPKAKELRSYVEKLITRARKGDSNAHRAVFASLQDKETTNKLVTEVAPKFKERNGGYTRIIKTRVRRGDAAEMAYIELVAE is encoded by the coding sequence ATGAGACATAAACACGGATATCGCAAACTTGGTAGAACGTCATCTCATAGATCTGCATTGCTTAAAAATTTGGCGATAGCTATCATCAAAAGCGAAAAGATAGAGACGACTTTACCAAAAGCAAAAGAGCTTAGAAGCTATGTTGAAAAGCTAATCACAAGAGCTAGAAAAGGTGACTCTAATGCTCATAGAGCAGTATTTGCTTCTTTACAAGATAAAGAAACAACAAATAAATTAGTTACTGAAGTAGCTCCAAAATTCAAAGAGCGCAATGGTGGCTATACAAGAATCATCAAGACTCGTGTTCGTAGAGGCGACGCGGCAGAGATGGCTTATATAGAGCTAGTAGCTGAATAA
- a CDS encoding DNA-directed RNA polymerase subunit alpha — protein MRKITTSAYMPTEIEVKSVSENVANITAYPFEAGYAVTLAHPLRRLLYTSTVGFAPIGVKIKGVSHEFDSMRGMLEDVAFFIINLKKIRFKLKSISEREVIEYSFKGPKEITGADLNNDLVEIVNPDAYLATINEDAELNFSVIIQKGIGYVPSEEIREEIEDDYIALDAFFTPVKKAVYDIQNVLVEDDPDYEKIVFTITTDGQVSPIEAFKNCLEAMYQQMSVFKGILDIDVSTPVTSSSAGGEFSKLLSSVEDLNLSARSFNCLDKADIRFIGELALMDENELKELKNLGKKSLEEIKAVMEEIGYPVGADVLKDGKEQLRKKITELKAQMSVKE, from the coding sequence ATGAGAAAGATTACTACATCAGCTTATATGCCAACTGAAATTGAAGTTAAAAGTGTTAGTGAAAATGTTGCTAACATTACAGCATATCCTTTTGAGGCTGGTTATGCTGTTACTTTGGCTCACCCATTGCGTCGTCTTCTTTACACAAGTACAGTAGGTTTTGCTCCTATTGGTGTAAAGATAAAAGGCGTTAGCCACGAATTTGACAGTATGCGTGGTATGCTAGAAGACGTAGCTTTTTTTATTATAAATTTGAAAAAAATCAGATTCAAATTAAAAAGCATTAGCGAGCGCGAAGTTATAGAGTATAGCTTTAAAGGACCAAAAGAGATAACTGGGGCTGATCTAAATAATGATCTAGTTGAGATCGTTAACCCAGACGCATACCTTGCTACAATAAATGAAGATGCTGAGTTAAATTTTTCAGTTATCATTCAAAAAGGTATCGGATATGTTCCTAGTGAAGAGATTAGAGAAGAGATCGAAGACGACTATATCGCACTTGATGCTTTTTTTACACCTGTTAAAAAGGCAGTTTACGATATACAAAATGTCTTGGTTGAGGATGATCCAGACTATGAAAAGATTGTATTTACTATAACAACTGATGGTCAAGTTAGTCCGATAGAGGCTTTTAAAAATTGTTTAGAAGCCATGTATCAACAAATGTCAGTATTTAAAGGAATTTTAGATATTGATGTTAGTACTCCAGTTACTAGCTCAAGTGCAGGCGGTGAGTTTTCAAAGTTACTTTCTAGCGTAGAAGATCTAAATTTAAGCGCTAGAAGTTTCAACTGCCTTGACAAAGCTGATATTAGATTTATTGGCGAGCTTGCATTAATGGACGAAAATGAGCTTAAAGAGCTTAAAAATTTAGGTAAAAAATCTCTTGAAGAGATTAAAGCGGTTATGGAAGAGATAGGCTATCCAGTTGGTGCCGATGTGTTAAAAGATGGCAAAGAGCAACTAAGAAAGAAAATAACCGAGCTTAAAGCACAAATGAGTGTAAAAGAATAA
- the rpsD gene encoding 30S ribosomal protein S4, protein MARYTGPVEKLERRLGVSLALKGERRLAGKSAFEKRPYAPGQHGQRRSKISEYGLQLREKQKAKFMYGVSEKQFRRLFQEAARREGNTGALLVQLLEQRLDNVVYRMGFATTRRFARQLVTHGHILVNGKRVDIPSYRVEPGAKVEIVEKSKNNPQIVRAIDLTAQTGIVAWVDVEKEKKFGIFTRNPEREEVIIPVEERFIVELYSK, encoded by the coding sequence ATGGCTAGATATACAGGACCTGTTGAAAAATTAGAAAGACGTCTTGGTGTGTCTCTTGCGTTAAAAGGCGAAAGAAGACTTGCTGGTAAAAGTGCTTTTGAAAAAAGACCTTATGCACCAGGACAACATGGACAAAGAAGATCAAAAATAAGCGAATATGGCTTACAACTTCGCGAGAAGCAAAAAGCTAAATTTATGTACGGTGTTTCAGAGAAACAATTTAGAAGATTATTTCAAGAAGCAGCACGTCGTGAGGGCAACACTGGTGCTCTTTTGGTTCAACTACTAGAGCAAAGACTAGATAATGTTGTTTACAGAATGGGCTTTGCAACAACTCGTCGTTTTGCTCGCCAGCTAGTAACTCATGGACATATTTTAGTAAATGGCAAAAGAGTAGATATACCATCTTACAGAGTTGAGCCAGGTGCAAAAGTAGAGATTGTTGAAAAATCTAAGAACAATCCACAAATTGTTCGCGCAATAGATCTTACAGCACAAACCGGTATTGTTGCTTGGGTAGATGTTGAAAAAGAGAAAAAATTTGGAATTTTCACTAGAAATCCAGAAAGAGAAGAGGTTATCATTCCTGTTGAGGAAAGATTTATAGTAGAGCTTTATTCAAAATAA
- the rpsK gene encoding 30S ribosomal protein S11 — MAKRKIVKKKVVRKSIAKGIVYISATFNNTMVTVTDEMGNAIAWSSAGGLGFKGSKKSTPYAAQQAVEDALNKAKEHGIKEVGIKVQGPGSGRETAVKSVGTVEGIKVSFFKDITPLPHNGCRPPKRRRV, encoded by the coding sequence ATGGCGAAAAGAAAAATTGTTAAGAAAAAAGTAGTTAGAAAAAGCATAGCCAAAGGTATCGTTTATATCAGTGCAACATTTAACAACACTATGGTAACTGTAACTGATGAAATGGGAAATGCTATTGCATGGAGTAGTGCAGGTGGCTTAGGCTTTAAAGGTAGTAAAAAATCAACTCCTTATGCAGCTCAGCAGGCAGTTGAAGATGCTCTAAATAAAGCAAAAGAGCATGGTATAAAAGAAGTTGGTATTAAGGTTCAAGGTCCAGGTAGCGGACGTGAAACGGCTGTTAAAAGTGTAGGAACTGTTGAAGGAATTAAAGTATCTTTCTTTAAAGACATTACACCTTTACCACACAATGGTTGTAGACCGCCAAAACGCCGCCGCGTATAA
- the rpsM gene encoding 30S ribosomal protein S13, protein MARIAGVDLPNKKRIEYGLTYIYGIGLYKSRQILDAAGISYDKRVYELSEDEAAAIRKEIQEHHVVEGDLRKQVAMDIKALMDLGSYRGLRHRKGLPVRGQKTKTNARTRKGRRKTVGAATK, encoded by the coding sequence ATGGCACGTATTGCAGGTGTAGATTTACCAAACAAAAAGAGAATAGAGTATGGTTTGACTTATATCTATGGTATAGGTCTTTACAAATCTCGTCAAATTCTTGACGCAGCTGGAATTTCTTATGACAAGAGAGTCTATGAGCTTAGTGAAGACGAAGCGGCAGCTATCCGTAAAGAAATTCAAGAGCATCACGTCGTTGAGGGTGACTTGAGAAAACAAGTTGCTATGGATATCAAAGCTCTTATGGATCTTGGAAGTTATAGAGGTCTTCGCCATAGAAAGGGTCTTCCTGTTCGTGGTCAAAAGACTAAAACTAATGCTAGAACCAGAAAAGGCAGACGTAAAACTGTCGGTGCAGCTACTAAGTAA
- the rpmJ gene encoding 50S ribosomal protein L36, which yields MKVRPSVKKMCDKCKIVKRSGIIRVICENPKHKQRQG from the coding sequence ATGAAAGTTCGTCCTTCTGTAAAGAAGATGTGTGACAAATGTAAAATTGTCAAACGTAGTGGCATAATTCGTGTTATCTGCGAAAATCCAAAACATAAACAAAGACAAGGATAA
- the infA gene encoding translation initiation factor IF-1 — protein sequence MAKDDVIEIDGNVVEALPNATFKVELDNKHIILCHIAGKMRMHYIKIMPGDRVKVELTPYSLDKGRITYRYK from the coding sequence GTGGCAAAAGACGATGTCATTGAGATTGATGGAAATGTTGTTGAAGCACTGCCAAATGCAACTTTTAAAGTTGAGCTTGACAACAAACATATAATTTTATGTCATATCGCCGGAAAAATGAGAATGCATTATATAAAGATAATGCCTGGCGACCGCGTAAAAGTAGAACTTACGCCATATAGCCTAGATAAAGGCAGGATTACTTATAGATATAAGTAA
- the map gene encoding type I methionyl aminopeptidase translates to MAITLKRPAEIEKMRAANKIVARTLDHVSTIIKPGISLLEIDKICEDMIRAAGAKPAFKGLYGFPNAACISVNEVVIHGIPNEYKLKEGDIVSVDIGSNLDGYFGDSARTFGVGKISKEDEALIACSKDALYFAIDIIRAGMHFKEICYELEKFILGRGYVPLRGYCGHGIGKRPHEEPEIPNYLEGHNLKAGPKIKDGMVFCIEPMICQKDGTPVLGSDNWKVTSKDGLRTSHYEHCMAIVNGKAEILSQA, encoded by the coding sequence ATGGCTATCACGCTAAAAAGACCAGCTGAGATAGAGAAAATGAGAGCGGCGAACAAGATCGTCGCTCGAACTCTTGATCACGTTTCTACGATCATAAAACCTGGAATTTCACTTCTTGAGATAGATAAAATTTGTGAAGATATGATAAGGGCTGCTGGAGCAAAACCGGCTTTTAAAGGGCTCTATGGCTTTCCAAATGCAGCTTGCATAAGTGTCAATGAAGTGGTGATCCACGGAATCCCAAATGAGTACAAGCTAAAAGAGGGCGATATCGTTAGTGTTGATATTGGCTCAAATTTAGATGGTTATTTTGGTGATTCAGCTAGGACTTTTGGAGTTGGTAAAATTTCAAAAGAAGATGAGGCTTTGATTGCTTGCTCAAAAGATGCGCTATATTTTGCGATTGATATCATAAGAGCTGGTATGCATTTTAAAGAAATTTGCTACGAGCTTGAGAAATTTATACTAGGTAGAGGCTATGTACCTTTACGTGGATATTGTGGTCACGGCATAGGTAAAAGGCCACACGAAGAGCCAGAAATTCCAAACTATCTTGAGGGGCATAATCTAAAAGCCGGACCAAAGATAAAAGATGGAATGGTTTTTTGTATAGAGCCGATGATCTGCCAAAAAGATGGTACGCCAGTTTTAGGAAGTGATAACTGGAAAGTAACCTCAAAAGATGGTTTGAGAACCAGCCATTATGAGCATTGCATGGCGATAGTTAATGGTAAAGCTGAAATTTTAAGCCAAGCATAA
- the secY gene encoding preprotein translocase subunit SecY, whose product MDKTLTNKILITLAFLFAYRILAYVPVPGVNVDVIKEFFNSNNSNALGLFNMFSGKAAERLSIISLGIMPYITASIIMELLAATFPKLGQMKKERDGMQKYMQIIRYATIVITLVQSIGVSIGLQSLSGRGGEQAIMIDINLFIAISAVSMLTGTMLLMWIGEQITQRGIGNGISLIIFAGIVSGIPSAIGGTINLVNTSEMNFLTVIAILAIILATIGAIIFVEMGERRIPISYSRKVIMENQNKRIMNYIPIKVNLSGVIPPIFASAILMFPSTILQASTNPIIQAINDFLSPNGYMFNVLTFLFIIFFAFFYASIVFNTKDISENLKKQGGFIPGVRPGESTASYLNEVAGRLTLGGALYLGIISTLPWVLVKTMGVPFYFGGTSVLIVVSVALDTMRRIEAQSYTNKYQTLSAVGL is encoded by the coding sequence ATGGATAAAACACTGACCAACAAGATTTTAATCACGTTGGCATTTTTGTTCGCATACAGGATACTGGCTTATGTGCCAGTTCCTGGTGTTAATGTCGACGTAATTAAAGAATTCTTCAATTCAAACAATAGCAATGCCTTGGGCTTATTTAATATGTTTAGTGGTAAAGCTGCTGAGCGTTTAAGTATTATCTCTTTAGGTATCATGCCTTATATTACAGCTTCGATCATTATGGAGCTTTTAGCAGCAACATTTCCAAAATTAGGTCAGATGAAAAAAGAGCGTGACGGTATGCAAAAGTATATGCAAATCATACGTTATGCAACCATCGTTATCACTCTTGTACAATCAATCGGTGTTTCTATCGGACTTCAAAGCTTAAGCGGACGCGGTGGCGAACAAGCTATCATGATAGATATAAATTTATTTATCGCGATCTCTGCTGTATCTATGCTAACTGGAACTATGCTACTTATGTGGATAGGTGAGCAGATCACACAACGTGGTATAGGTAATGGTATAAGTCTTATCATCTTTGCAGGCATCGTCTCTGGCATACCTAGTGCGATCGGTGGGACTATAAATTTAGTAAACACCTCTGAGATGAATTTCTTAACAGTCATCGCTATTTTAGCGATTATTTTAGCTACCATTGGTGCTATTATATTTGTTGAGATGGGTGAAAGGCGTATCCCTATTTCTTACTCAAGAAAAGTGATAATGGAAAATCAAAACAAACGTATAATGAACTATATACCGATCAAAGTAAATTTAAGCGGTGTTATTCCACCGATATTTGCTAGTGCGATTTTGATGTTTCCAAGTACGATCTTGCAAGCTAGCACAAATCCAATCATTCAAGCTATCAATGACTTTTTAAGTCCAAATGGCTATATGTTTAACGTTTTAACATTTTTATTTATTATCTTCTTTGCGTTTTTCTATGCATCGATCGTATTTAACACAAAAGATATAAGTGAAAATTTAAAGAAACAAGGCGGATTTATCCCAGGTGTTAGACCAGGCGAGAGTACAGCTAGCTATCTAAATGAAGTAGCTGGTAGGCTAACTTTAGGTGGTGCTTTATACTTGGGTATCATTTCAACGCTGCCTTGGGTACTTGTAAAGACTATGGGTGTTCCATTTTATTTTGGTGGCACGTCAGTACTTATAGTTGTTTCAGTAGCACTTGATACTATGAGACGTATAGAAGCTCAGTCTTATACAAATAAATACCAAACTCTAAGTGCAGTAGGTCTATAA
- the rplO gene encoding 50S ribosomal protein L15, with translation MALEKLTPAAGSTHATKRIGRGQGSGNGKTAGKGNKGQRARKGYNEKRGFEGGQQPLQRRLPKVGFTSKFEKPYVINVEKIAAIKELTEISIATIASVHKISKSVTKIKLIGASAKALASKIKDENVSVSGTK, from the coding sequence ATGGCATTAGAAAAATTAACACCTGCTGCAGGTTCAACTCATGCAACCAAAAGAATAGGTCGTGGTCAAGGTAGCGGCAATGGCAAAACTGCTGGCAAAGGTAACAAAGGTCAAAGAGCAAGAAAAGGCTACAATGAGAAAAGAGGTTTTGAGGGCGGACAGCAACCACTTCAAAGACGCCTTCCAAAAGTAGGTTTTACTTCTAAATTTGAAAAACCTTATGTTATTAATGTCGAGAAAATTGCAGCTATAAAAGAGCTTACTGAAATTTCAATAGCAACAATAGCTAGCGTTCATAAAATTTCAAAGAGCGTTACTAAGATAAAACTAATCGGTGCAAGTGCAAAAGCTCTTGCTTCTAAGATCAAAGACGAGAACGTTAGCGTTAGCGGAACAAAATAA
- the rpsE gene encoding 30S ribosomal protein S5 produces MEKYNREEFEEVIVDIGRVTKVVKGGRRFRFTALVVVGNRNGLVGFGYGKAKEVPDAMRKAIDDAFKNIIHVKIKGTTIPHDVEVKYNASRMLLRPASEGTGVIAGGSARPIIELAGIKDILTKSLGSNNSANVVRATIKALSLLKS; encoded by the coding sequence ATGGAAAAATATAATAGAGAAGAATTTGAAGAAGTAATCGTCGATATCGGTCGGGTTACAAAGGTTGTTAAAGGTGGTCGTAGATTTAGATTTACAGCTTTAGTTGTTGTTGGTAATAGAAATGGTCTAGTTGGCTTTGGTTATGGCAAAGCTAAAGAGGTACCAGATGCGATGAGAAAAGCAATTGACGACGCATTTAAAAATATTATCCACGTTAAGATCAAAGGCACAACTATCCCTCACGACGTAGAGGTAAAATACAACGCAAGTAGAATGCTACTTCGCCCAGCTAGCGAGGGTACCGGTGTTATTGCTGGTGGTAGTGCACGTCCTATCATCGAGCTTGCAGGTATTAAGGATATCCTTACTAAATCACTTGGCTCAAACAACTCAGCAAACGTCGTTCGTGCTACTATAAAAGCACTTAGTTTGCTAAAAAGCTAA
- the rplR gene encoding 50S ribosomal protein L18 has product MTAKVLKRKIALRIKRKRRIRGKISGVASCPRVSIFKSNRTLYVQAIDDVTATTLAAVDGRKIGIKANKEGAVTLAKEFAKALKAKKIDVAVFDRNGYLYHGVIAAFAEALRENGIKL; this is encoded by the coding sequence ATGACAGCAAAAGTACTAAAAAGAAAAATCGCTCTTAGAATTAAGAGAAAAAGAAGAATCAGAGGTAAAATTTCTGGTGTTGCATCTTGCCCAAGAGTTTCTATTTTCAAATCAAACAGAACTCTTTATGTTCAAGCAATTGATGACGTTACAGCTACTACACTAGCTGCAGTAGATGGTAGAAAGATAGGTATAAAAGCAAATAAAGAAGGTGCGGTCACTTTAGCTAAAGAATTTGCTAAGGCTTTAAAAGCTAAGAAGATAGATGTTGCAGTTTTTGATAGAAATGGTTATTTGTACCATGGCGTTATCGCAGCATTTGCTGAAGCTTTAAGAGAAAATGGCATCAAGCTATAA
- the rplF gene encoding 50S ribosomal protein L6: protein MSRIGKQPIAIPSGVDVSVENNVLKFKKGNHIKELDTKGHVDVKVENGHIVFAPKGEDRQSRAYWGTYRALANNIVTGITAGFTRQLEINGVGYKAAAKGKILELSLGFSHLINYELPAGVEASVEKNVITIKGDDKQVVGQVAAQVRGFRPPEPYKGKGVKYLEERIIRKAGKTSKK from the coding sequence ATGTCACGTATTGGAAAACAGCCTATCGCTATCCCAAGTGGTGTAGACGTTAGCGTTGAAAATAATGTCCTAAAATTTAAAAAGGGCAATCATATAAAAGAGCTTGACACAAAAGGTCATGTTGATGTCAAGGTAGAAAATGGTCATATAGTTTTTGCTCCAAAGGGCGAAGATCGCCAAAGTAGAGCTTACTGGGGAACATATAGAGCACTTGCTAATAATATCGTAACTGGTATCACTGCGGGATTTACTCGCCAGCTTGAGATCAACGGCGTTGGTTACAAAGCAGCTGCAAAAGGTAAAATTTTAGAGCTTTCTCTTGGTTTTTCACACCTTATCAACTATGAGCTACCAGCAGGCGTTGAAGCTAGTGTTGAGAAAAACGTTATTACTATCAAAGGTGATGACAAACAAGTAGTAGGTCAAGTGGCTGCTCAAGTTAGAGGATTTAGACCACCTGAGCCATATAAAGGTAAGGGCGTTAAATATCTAGAAGAACGCATCATCCGCAAAGCGGGCAAGACATCTAAGAAGTAA
- the rpsH gene encoding 30S ribosomal protein S8, whose product MLNDLISDGLTRIRNASMRKLETAKLLHSKVVEATLSILAAKGYVESYNVIEEGNKKFINVVLKYDEYGRSVINELKRVSKPGRRVYQGKDDIKRFKNGYGTVIVSTSKGVMSGIEASKAGVGGEVLCTVW is encoded by the coding sequence ATGTTAAACGATTTAATATCAGATGGATTAACACGCATTAGAAATGCAAGTATGAGAAAGCTTGAAACTGCGAAATTGCTTCATTCTAAGGTTGTTGAGGCTACTCTTTCTATCCTTGCAGCAAAAGGCTATGTAGAGAGCTACAACGTTATCGAAGAAGGTAACAAGAAATTTATAAATGTAGTTTTAAAGTATGATGAGTACGGCAGAAGCGTTATAAATGAGCTTAAAAGGGTTTCAAAACCTGGTCGTCGTGTTTATCAAGGCAAAGACGACATTAAGCGTTTTAAAAATGGTTACGGAACAGTTATCGTTAGCACAAGCAAAGGCGTTATGAGCGGTATTGAAGCAAGTAAAGCTGGCGTTGGCGGCGAAGTTCTTTGTACAGTTTGGTAA
- a CDS encoding type Z 30S ribosomal protein S14: protein MAKKSMIAKAARKPKFAVRGYTRCQICGRPHSVYKDFGICRVCLRKMANEGLIPGLKKASW from the coding sequence ATGGCAAAGAAATCAATGATAGCAAAAGCTGCACGCAAGCCAAAATTTGCGGTTCGCGGCTATACTAGATGCCAAATTTGCGGTCGTCCGCACTCTGTTTATAAAGATTTTGGAATTTGCCGTGTTTGCCTAAGAAAAATGGCTAACGAAGGCCTAATACCTGGTCTTAAAAAAGCAAGTTGGTAA
- the rplE gene encoding 50S ribosomal protein L5: protein MSRLKDKFNETIKPALVKEFDIKNPMLIPALEKIVISVGAGDSAKDQKVLQNMADTISLIAGQKAVITDAKKSVAGFKVREGFPVGIKVTLRKEQMYAFLDKLISVALPRVKDFRGLPKNGFDGRGNYNFGLSEQLMFPEVEYDKILRTHGMNITIATTAKNDKEAFKLLELFGVPFAKGK, encoded by the coding sequence ATGAGTAGATTAAAAGATAAATTTAACGAAACTATCAAGCCAGCTCTCGTAAAAGAATTTGACATCAAAAATCCAATGCTTATCCCTGCACTTGAGAAAATTGTGATCAGTGTAGGCGCTGGAGACTCTGCTAAAGATCAGAAAGTGCTTCAAAATATGGCTGATACCATTTCACTTATCGCTGGACAAAAAGCAGTTATCACTGATGCTAAAAAATCAGTTGCTGGCTTTAAAGTTCGCGAAGGTTTCCCTGTTGGTATCAAAGTAACTTTGAGAAAAGAGCAAATGTATGCTTTCTTAGATAAGCTAATCAGCGTTGCTCTCCCAAGAGTTAAAGATTTCCGTGGTCTTCCAAAAAATGGCTTTGATGGACGTGGAAACTATAACTTCGGTCTTAGCGAGCAGCTAATGTTTCCAGAGGTTGAGTATGATAAAATTTTACGAACTCATGGTATGAATATTACGATTGCTACTACGGCTAAAAATGATAAAGAGGCATTCAAATTGCTAGAGCTATTTGGTGTGCCGTTTGCAAAAGGAAAGTAA
- the rplX gene encoding 50S ribosomal protein L24 produces MANVKFKVKKGDTVKIIAGDDKGKTGKILAVLAKKGQVIVEGCKIAKKAIKPSEKTPNGGHVNKEMPIDISNVAKVEG; encoded by the coding sequence ATGGCTAATGTAAAATTTAAAGTCAAAAAAGGCGATACTGTTAAGATCATCGCTGGTGACGATAAAGGCAAAACTGGTAAAATTTTAGCAGTTCTTGCAAAAAAAGGTCAGGTTATAGTTGAGGGATGCAAAATAGCTAAAAAAGCTATCAAACCAAGCGAAAAAACTCCAAATGGTGGTCACGTAAATAAAGAGATGCCAATTGACATATCAAATGTCGCGAAAGTTGAAGGATAA
- the rplN gene encoding 50S ribosomal protein L14, with the protein MIQSFTRLAVADNSGAKELMCIKVLGGSKRRYATLGDIIVCSVKKALPNGKIKKGQVVKAVVVRTKKEVQRDNGSLIRFDENAAVILDSKKEPVGTRIFGPVGREVRYANFMKIVSLAPEVL; encoded by the coding sequence ATGATTCAAAGTTTTACAAGACTTGCAGTTGCTGATAATAGTGGTGCAAAAGAGTTAATGTGTATAAAAGTTCTTGGCGGCAGCAAAAGAAGATACGCTACACTTGGCGATATCATAGTTTGCTCTGTTAAAAAAGCTCTTCCAAATGGTAAGATCAAAAAAGGACAGGTTGTAAAAGCTGTTGTCGTAAGAACTAAAAAAGAGGTTCAAAGAGATAATGGTTCGTTAATCCGCTTTGACGAGAATGCAGCTGTTATACTTGATAGCAAAAAAGAGCCAGTCGGCACTCGTATTTTTGGACCAGTTGGACGTGAAGTTAGATATGCTAACTTTATGAAGATTGTTTCGCTAGCTCCGGAGGTTTTATAA